DNA sequence from the Parasphingorhabdus cellanae genome:
AACAAAACAAAGATTGCAGCTATGGAACCGTCCGATCCAAACACAGACAGCCTCAATCACCGTGTGCCTGTGCAGGCGCGATCAAAGCAAAAACGCTCCGAAATCTTGCATCAAGCGCGCATCATCTTCGCCGAACGAGGATGTGATGCGGCCAATGTCCGCGACATCGCTGCTGCGGCAAAGACCACCCACTCCATGATCCGATATCATTTCGGTACAAAGGATCAGCTTTGGCGTGAATCGGTCAGGGACATGTTCGAACTTTTGGATGAAGCGCTAGCGCTGGATGATCAGTCATCTGCCACTTTAAGCGGGCTAGAAGGGTTCAAGGCCTATTTGCAACGCTACATCCGCTATAGCGCCGCGCATCCGGAGCACGCCAGAATCATGATCATGGAGTCTGTGCGCGGTGGTGACAGATTGGACTGGATTGTCGAAACGTTCATTCGTCCGCTTCATGAGAATCTGAGTGAACGGTTTGAAACAAGTGGTGGCATACAAGGCATGCCCGACATGCATCCTATCTCATTCGTATATATTCTGACTGCCGCCTGTCAGATGCCCTTCGTTCTCGCTCAGGAGGCAAAGGCACTTTACGGGATCAATACTTTGGAAGATGAGATGGTCGAAACGCATATCGAATCTGTAATGAACCTCTTTTTTCAAGATCGCGCCATCAGTTAAAATTGCCGTGCAGCACTTGGAAAATGGGTTTGCGAGCTTGCCGACACAAGCCTAATGGTTGACGCATGAAGCAACGCTCTACGGAAAGCACACGGGTTCGTTTGATTGAAGCGGCAATGATTCTATTCGCCCGCAACGGTCTTGATGGCGTCTCCCTGCGGGCTGTAAACCAAGCGGCCAAAGCCAAGAATTCTGGGGCTACCCACTATCATTTTAAAAACCGGCTTGGACTGATCCGCGCTATGGTCGAGCATATCAACACCGCGACGCCAGAAGAGGTTGAGCTAATAGTCGGCGGCTTACCGATTAACGGCGATAAACAGCTAGAAGCAATCGCCCGTTTTTTCGGTCCCGTGCTGGTCGTACGTTACGCTCGGCCTAAAGGAGAAGAAAGCCTCGGATTTCTATCCCAGCTACTGCAGAGCGATGATCCCGATATTCAGGATATCTGGGAACAGGTTTTTGGCAACAGTGACGATATAAATCCCCAGTT
Encoded proteins:
- a CDS encoding TetR/AcrR family transcriptional regulator; the encoded protein is MNKTKIAAMEPSDPNTDSLNHRVPVQARSKQKRSEILHQARIIFAERGCDAANVRDIAAAAKTTHSMIRYHFGTKDQLWRESVRDMFELLDEALALDDQSSATLSGLEGFKAYLQRYIRYSAAHPEHARIMIMESVRGGDRLDWIVETFIRPLHENLSERFETSGGIQGMPDMHPISFVYILTAACQMPFVLAQEAKALYGINTLEDEMVETHIESVMNLFFQDRAIS
- a CDS encoding TetR/AcrR family transcriptional regulator, with the protein product MKQRSTESTRVRLIEAAMILFARNGLDGVSLRAVNQAAKAKNSGATHYHFKNRLGLIRAMVEHINTATPEEVELIVGGLPINGDKQLEAIARFFGPVLVVRYARPKGEESLGFLSQLLQSDDPDIQDIWEQVFGNSDDINPQLIFDAFPDQDPTSVKRRLIYSTLNIVHGLANDSGLHRTMFGDLSMADGPEALVDLLKYIRGGLGN